In Heptranchias perlo isolate sHepPer1 chromosome 7, sHepPer1.hap1, whole genome shotgun sequence, a genomic segment contains:
- the nr4a2a gene encoding nuclear receptor subfamily 4 group A member 2a isoform X1 yields MPCVQAQYGSSPQGASPASQSYSYHSGEYSSDFLTPEFVKFSMDLTNTEITATTSLPSFSTFMENYSTNYDVKPPCLYQMPLSNQHSAIKIEDIQMHGYHQQNHLQHPPEEMIAHSGSMYYKPSPPPTPTTPGFQVQPSPLWDDPSSLHSFPQNYVATTHMIDQRKTPVSRLSIFSFKQSPPGTPVSSCQMRFDNPLHISMNPETGGGHHVVDSQNFAVPNPIRKQTSVGFPGLQIGHGSQLMDSQVPSPPSRNSPSNEGLCAVCGDNAACQHYGVRTCEGCKGFFKRTVQKNAKYVCLANKNCPVDKRRRNRCQYCRFQKCLVVGMVKEVVRTDSLKGRRGRLPSKPKSPQEPAPPSPPVSLITALVRAHVDSNPAMSNLDYSRFQSNPEYQLSGGDTEHIQQFYDLLTGSMEIIRGWAEKIPGYTDLPKEDQDLLFESAFLELFVLRLAYRSNPVDGKLIFCNGAVLHRLQCVRGFGEWIDSIIDFSSNLHSMNIDISAFSCIAALAMVTERHGLKEPKKVEEFQNKIVNCLKDHVTFNGGNLNRPNYLSKLLGKLPELRTLCTQGLQRIFYLKLEDLVPPPTIIDKLFLDTLPF; encoded by the exons ATGCCCTGTGTTCAAGCTCAGTATGGGTCATCGCCACAAGGAGCCAGTCCTGCCTCTCAGAGCTACAGCTACCACAGTGGGGAATACAGCTCTGACTTCTTAACGCCAGAGTTCGTCAAGTTCAGCATGGATCTCACCAACACTGAAATTACAGCCACTACATCGCTGCCAAGCTTCAGCACCTTCATGGAGAATTACAGCACCAATTACGACGTGAAACCTCCTTGCTTGTACCAGATGCCACTGTCCAACCAGCACTCCGCCATCAAGATCGAAGACATCCAGATGCACGGCTACCACCAACAGAACCACCTACAGCACCCACCAGAGGAGATGATCGCTCATTCTGGTTCCATGTATTACAAGCCATCTCCACCCCCTACCCCAACAACTCCAGGCTTCCAAGTCCAGCCCAGCCCATTGTGGGACGATCCCAGTTCTCTTCATAGCTTTCCCCAAAACTATGTAGCCACCACCCATATGATAGACCAGCGGAAGACCCCTGTCTCAAGACTATCAATTTTCTCCTTCAAGCAGTCGCCCCCCGGTACCCCAGTGTCCAGCTGTCAAATGAGGTTTGATAACCCGCTACATATTTCCATGAACCCTGAGACAGGAGGTGGGCATCACGTGGTGGACAGCCAGAACTTTGCTGTCCCCAATCCCATCAGAAAACAAACATCTGTGGGCTTCCCTGGTCTCCAGATTGGTCATGGGTCTCAGCTGATGGACAGCCAGGTACCATCACCTCCATCTCGAAACTCTCCATCAAACGAAGGCCTTTGCGCAGTGTGCGGGGACAACGCTGCCTGCCAGCACTATGGAGTCCGCACGTGCGAGGGCTGTAAAGGCTTTTTCAAG CGCACGGTGCAGAAAAACGCTAAATACGTTTGTTTGGCAAACAAGAACTGTCCAGTTGACAAGCGCCGCCGGAACAGGTGCCAGTATTGTCGCTTTCAGAAGTGCCTTGTTGTTGGCATGGTGAAAGAAG TTGTTCGTACAGATAGCCTGAAGGGTCGCAGGGGACGTCTCCCGTCCAAACCGAAGAGCCCCCAGGAGCCGGCTCCCCCGTCTCCTCCAGTCAGTCTTATTACAGCCCTGGTCAGAGCGCACGTCGACTCCAACCCTGCCATGTCCAACCTCGATTATTCCAGG TTCCAGTCCAATCCCGAGTACCAGCTGAGCGGCGGGGACACGGAGCACATCCAGCAGTTCTATGACCTTCTGACAGGCTCCATGGAAATCATCCGCGGTTGGGCAGAAAAGATCCCCGGCTATACCGACCTTCCAAAAGAGGACCAGGACCTGCTGTTTGAATCCGCTTTTCTGGAACTGTTCGTCCTGAGACTGGCCTACCG GTCCAATCCAGTGGACGGCAAGCTTATATTTTGTAATGGGGCGGTGCTGCACAGGCTGCAGTGCGTTCGTGGCTTTGGGGAATGGATAGATTCAATCATTGACTTCTCGTCCAACCTCCACAGTATGAACATAGACATTTCAGCCTTCTCCTGCATTGCTGCCCTCGCCATGGTAACAG AGCGACACGGGCTGAAAGAACCCAAGAAGGTGGAAgaatttcaaaataaaattgtaaaCTGTCTCAAAGACCACGTGACTTTCAACGGCGGAAACTTGAATCGTCCAAACTACTTGTCCAAACTTTTGGGGAAATTGCCGGAGCTCCGCACTCTCTGCACACAAGGTCTTCAGCGCATCTTCTACCTAAAGCTCGAGGACCTCGTCCCACCCCCGACAATAATCGATAAGCTCTTCCTAGACACACTACCCTTTTGA
- the nr4a2a gene encoding nuclear receptor subfamily 4 group A member 2a isoform X2, giving the protein MDLTNTEITATTSLPSFSTFMENYSTNYDVKPPCLYQMPLSNQHSAIKIEDIQMHGYHQQNHLQHPPEEMIAHSGSMYYKPSPPPTPTTPGFQVQPSPLWDDPSSLHSFPQNYVATTHMIDQRKTPVSRLSIFSFKQSPPGTPVSSCQMRFDNPLHISMNPETGGGHHVVDSQNFAVPNPIRKQTSVGFPGLQIGHGSQLMDSQVPSPPSRNSPSNEGLCAVCGDNAACQHYGVRTCEGCKGFFKRTVQKNAKYVCLANKNCPVDKRRRNRCQYCRFQKCLVVGMVKEVVRTDSLKGRRGRLPSKPKSPQEPAPPSPPVSLITALVRAHVDSNPAMSNLDYSRFQSNPEYQLSGGDTEHIQQFYDLLTGSMEIIRGWAEKIPGYTDLPKEDQDLLFESAFLELFVLRLAYRSNPVDGKLIFCNGAVLHRLQCVRGFGEWIDSIIDFSSNLHSMNIDISAFSCIAALAMVTERHGLKEPKKVEEFQNKIVNCLKDHVTFNGGNLNRPNYLSKLLGKLPELRTLCTQGLQRIFYLKLEDLVPPPTIIDKLFLDTLPF; this is encoded by the exons ATGGATCTCACCAACACTGAAATTACAGCCACTACATCGCTGCCAAGCTTCAGCACCTTCATGGAGAATTACAGCACCAATTACGACGTGAAACCTCCTTGCTTGTACCAGATGCCACTGTCCAACCAGCACTCCGCCATCAAGATCGAAGACATCCAGATGCACGGCTACCACCAACAGAACCACCTACAGCACCCACCAGAGGAGATGATCGCTCATTCTGGTTCCATGTATTACAAGCCATCTCCACCCCCTACCCCAACAACTCCAGGCTTCCAAGTCCAGCCCAGCCCATTGTGGGACGATCCCAGTTCTCTTCATAGCTTTCCCCAAAACTATGTAGCCACCACCCATATGATAGACCAGCGGAAGACCCCTGTCTCAAGACTATCAATTTTCTCCTTCAAGCAGTCGCCCCCCGGTACCCCAGTGTCCAGCTGTCAAATGAGGTTTGATAACCCGCTACATATTTCCATGAACCCTGAGACAGGAGGTGGGCATCACGTGGTGGACAGCCAGAACTTTGCTGTCCCCAATCCCATCAGAAAACAAACATCTGTGGGCTTCCCTGGTCTCCAGATTGGTCATGGGTCTCAGCTGATGGACAGCCAGGTACCATCACCTCCATCTCGAAACTCTCCATCAAACGAAGGCCTTTGCGCAGTGTGCGGGGACAACGCTGCCTGCCAGCACTATGGAGTCCGCACGTGCGAGGGCTGTAAAGGCTTTTTCAAG CGCACGGTGCAGAAAAACGCTAAATACGTTTGTTTGGCAAACAAGAACTGTCCAGTTGACAAGCGCCGCCGGAACAGGTGCCAGTATTGTCGCTTTCAGAAGTGCCTTGTTGTTGGCATGGTGAAAGAAG TTGTTCGTACAGATAGCCTGAAGGGTCGCAGGGGACGTCTCCCGTCCAAACCGAAGAGCCCCCAGGAGCCGGCTCCCCCGTCTCCTCCAGTCAGTCTTATTACAGCCCTGGTCAGAGCGCACGTCGACTCCAACCCTGCCATGTCCAACCTCGATTATTCCAGG TTCCAGTCCAATCCCGAGTACCAGCTGAGCGGCGGGGACACGGAGCACATCCAGCAGTTCTATGACCTTCTGACAGGCTCCATGGAAATCATCCGCGGTTGGGCAGAAAAGATCCCCGGCTATACCGACCTTCCAAAAGAGGACCAGGACCTGCTGTTTGAATCCGCTTTTCTGGAACTGTTCGTCCTGAGACTGGCCTACCG GTCCAATCCAGTGGACGGCAAGCTTATATTTTGTAATGGGGCGGTGCTGCACAGGCTGCAGTGCGTTCGTGGCTTTGGGGAATGGATAGATTCAATCATTGACTTCTCGTCCAACCTCCACAGTATGAACATAGACATTTCAGCCTTCTCCTGCATTGCTGCCCTCGCCATGGTAACAG AGCGACACGGGCTGAAAGAACCCAAGAAGGTGGAAgaatttcaaaataaaattgtaaaCTGTCTCAAAGACCACGTGACTTTCAACGGCGGAAACTTGAATCGTCCAAACTACTTGTCCAAACTTTTGGGGAAATTGCCGGAGCTCCGCACTCTCTGCACACAAGGTCTTCAGCGCATCTTCTACCTAAAGCTCGAGGACCTCGTCCCACCCCCGACAATAATCGATAAGCTCTTCCTAGACACACTACCCTTTTGA